The following nucleotide sequence is from Drosophila kikkawai strain 14028-0561.14 chromosome 2L, DkikHiC1v2, whole genome shotgun sequence.
TGCGGCAGCTGGGGGCCCCGGGAAGGAGGGAGTGCAGCCCCGGGGAGATGGCCACAAAAAGGCGCCGGCAGTCAAAACAACAATGCAAATGTGCAGCAGcgaaaaaccccaaaaatttCCTTCCACATGGAGGAAGATGGAATGCACTTCCATAAAGTCAGAGAAGTCAGAATATTTGCAGCGAGATAATTACGAATTTTCAATGCGGCTTAAGATAAGAGGGTAAATTATGGCTCGTAGACATAACCAAAACACAAAGATATTTCAAGGATTTTAAGGAATTTCCTTCACCTCACattgtgtttaattaattaaatgattaatttaatataatattaaaataaaacctcTTAAAAATGTGTCATAAACCCAATCGACAAAACTCCAGACTGCCATTGAGACAATGAAAAGGAACCGCACCGCGATGGCAATTGCAGCCGACAAAAAATATCAACGAAAAGGATTTTTGTCCAGGAGCTGGACAGAAGCCGACTGGACTAGCTGGACTCCGGCATCGGGCATCGAGcgcaattttaataaagtttgaaTGCAAAACTTTCCGATTTGAAATGCGCATAAAAGTTAACTATTTCCGACGGTCCAGCGGAGCTGcctgaaaagtgaaaaattcGAGAATGTGTGTGAAAAAGTTGCCATTTTTGCGGTGATCATTCGATGGTCTGAGATGGAGCTTAGAGTCCAGAGTCCCCAGCCGAGAGACCTCCGACAAGCAGCGGATGTGACCACCACGCCCACGCCCCCTCCCCCATCTGACTGACAGAAGGCGCTGTCCTTGTCGCAATCTCAGTCTCCTACTGGCCCTGGCCATAAATTAAAGCCAACAAACCGAGGGCGGAAGCAAAAGTAGCAAGCTTGGGGATGGGTTTTCAACAGCCAGGACAAGTGGATTTTCAGCCATTGCATCTTGGCCACGGAATTGAAATAGGAGTTGGAATGCGACTGAGCCAGGAACTGTGACTGTAACTGTGACTCCCACTGAGCGGAAGCCCAGGCTGTGCTGCTAAGTAGCCTCGAGCTGGCTTGGTTAACGATCAACTTGGACACTTGCTGCAAAAgcaactttaaaaataaataaaaaattgttttttcattaaattttcttCAGAATTTATGCCAGGATTAATAGGGATTTTAAACGGCGCCTAAAAATAGGGCATCACATTTTTAGTAGAAATTTTTAAGTAGAATTTTACTTGGAATTTgttacataaaatatttaattgtataCTTTTGTGGGGCCTCAAAAAACCAATTAATCTAAAACtgatttgaaatatattttttaatttaaacaagaaaggaagctaacttcggcacgccgaagtttgtatacccttgcagatattattttattgcattttacctatacttattatgttgagagtttgacagttacagttttacattcccagttttacattttccctatacctaccgatcggtttatatggcagctatatgatatagttgtccgattttcataaaatttatacaaaaattctgaacttataaaataagcgtatatctcagagtagataaaaatagtttgaaaaacaacgaagttataattttttttctattaatttcctgatcgttcctatggcagctatatgatatagtcgtccgattttcataaaatttttaccaaaattcaaaaataatataaaatggtcatatgtaaaaaatagtgcacatatgttgaaaaacaactaagttacaattttttttttctaaaaatttatcgaacatttgtatggcagctatatgatatagtcgtccgatccggcccgttccgacatatatagcagtgagagcatatagaagactatatgcaaagtttcattcagatagctttaaaactgagggactagtttgcgtagaaacagacagacggacagacggacagacggacagacggacagatggacagacggacagacggacatggctagatcgactcggctgttgatgctgatcaagaatatatatactttatagggtcggaaacgtctccttcactgcgttgcaaacttctgactgaaattataataccctgcaagggtataaaaattagttttttgttcAAGTATAGACCTGAGAGCTTGCTTCTACTTAAGCATAATGAATGAAAATTCACCTGCTTCCCAAAGGTATAGGAATTTGGAACCGAACTACTATCTAATAGCATGCTGATAGATTAGAGGAGTAAATACCAAATCCTTGGGGTTACAACTTGAGATTACAACGACCTCTTATCACCAAATCAATAAATAGATTCTGTATTTATAAGTccaatttttgtaatatttataaagctttGTGGGCTCCCGAACTCAGTTGAAAATGACTTCTACGTGGATTCACTTGCTTCTCTTGGGCAGTCTCTGCTCTGGTGTAATCCCAGCTCCTTTGGATACTCCTTATGAGGAGCAGGATCCCGAGCTGACAGCAGGATATTTCGAGGGGGATATGGATGTGGTGCTTGGGCGGAATGGACTTTTACCGCCGACACGCCGATGGCCAAATGCCAAAGTACCTTACAGGATATCTGAGGAGTTTGGTGagacttaaatttaaaatttaaatttatttaaatatatatattttacaactaTTATGTCCCCTCATCACAGACCCTCTCCAAGTGGCCCACATAGAGCTGGCCATGAAAATCATCGAACGTTCCTCCTGCATTCGCTTTGTGCGCGCCGCTAAAGATGCGGAGGACTATCTGCATGTGATCACCTCTACGGATGGTTGCAGCTCCCAGGTGGGCTATGAACCTGGCGTGCGAATCTTAAGGCTCATACCTGCCGACCTAGACGTACGCTGTTTCAGATTGGGCACACTCCAGCACGAGCTTCTCCATACCCTGGGATTCCGCCATCAACAGTGCTCTCCTGATCGCGATGAGTACGTGAGAATCTTGGAGGAGAATATCATCGATGGTAAAGAGAAGTTCTTCCTCAAATACGACTCCTCCGAGCTGGAAAACTTTGATCAGCCCTACGACTATGCCAGCATTTTGCACTATGGTCCCAAGGCCTTTCCGGCAAATGGAAAGCCCACGATTGAGGCCCTGAGTCCCGAAGGTCAGAGCCAATTGGGCCAGCGTCTGATCATGACTGAAATGGATATCAATAGACTAAACATAATGTACAAGTGTCCAAGTCCATTGTAAAGTTTTtccattaatatttattttataattaaagtttcATATGAagaaggaatttttgtttaaaaaaaaaaagtcattttataagttttcaattttctgAATGGCACTGCACACGTTTGATATAGCCTTGAGATTACCTTGGCATTCACCCCACTTTGGCTTCAGGTTATGACTGCATTTCAAAGTCTGGTACCCGATACCATGAATAATGTAGAATAATACTTATTCTATTGACTCTGCATTGTATGTTAAACATGTGCATAGCAACACCGAACGCATTCGAATTGAATAGAATTGAGTGAGTACCGGGCACACAATGAAACGAAATTGTATGTGTAGGAGTGAGTGTTGAATCTTCATTTAGTGAAATTTAAGTAATAGGCGAAATAAAGGAATTTTTTCTGCCCAGCATTCGAATAGATTCGAGTCTCGTTGTCTTATTTCTTAGCGTTCTCATTTACTCCGTTTTCGGTTCGAATCGACGTCTGTGGAGCTCACTCACTCATATCAGAGAAGCCTCATTCAAATTCACTCAAATCATTTGGATCTAAATACATTTGTTTGAGGCTGTGTCCGTTTTGTGCCCGCTGTTAACGAGACTGGTTATTTATCAGTGCTCGTGTCCGCCCTAGGATGCAATGCACACTTGGGTTATGCGAATAGTACTAGGACTCTAAATCTGGTCCCAAGTATTTTAGACAAAGGCTGCTTCAAACTCGCAGTCATTATTCATGAGCTGCTCCACATTCTTGGATTCACCCATATGCAGAACTCCCCTGATCGGGATAAGTACGTAAAGattgtgaaaaaaaatatcatagtGGGTAAAGAAATGgcgtttgaaaaaaaaaatactgctAATTTTAACACCTTTGGTCAACCCTATGATTATGGTAGCATTATGCACTATAATGCCTTAGCCTTTTCGGTCAATGGTCTGCCCACTATGAAGGCCTTAAAGGCAGAGGGTAGCGCCCTAATGGGGCAACGCATAAAGATGtctaatatcgatattataaAACTCAATAAAATGTACAAGTGCACTacttaaatgtaaacaaagaaaTATGGTAAATGCAAGTATTGttggaattaaaataaagtttgtttttgtttaatcgGTTGGCAAACTACACTTGTTGGTGATCTATTTTGGCTAACAAAACCTGTTTAGAAACAGAATTAGAAGATAGCTACTAAATTGTTAAAGTAAATcacttgaaatataaaatccaTCTACATTATCTTCGAGGAGTTTGGTATGAGCCTATATGATATAGGGAgatttttttacatttgttatatgtttttttacaGATGCTCCCTTTGCTGAATATATTGAGCAGGCCATGCGTATAATCGAGTTATCTTCTTGTGTTCGCTTTGTGCCCGCTACTGACGAGGAAGTCTATTTATTTGCCATTCCGTCTACCAACGGTTGTAGCGCAAATTTGGGCTATGGAAAAAAGGTTCGATTTCTGTATCTTACACCTGTTGGGCTTGATAAGGGCTGCTTCAAAATACCAGTCATTCAGCACGAGCTCCTCCATATCTTGGGCTTTCAGCATCAGCAGAGCTCCCCGGATCGGGATGAGTACGTAATGATTATGGAGGAAAATATCATTGAGGGTCGCGAACACAACTTTGCGAAGCTAGATTCCTCTAAATATGGAAACTATGATCAACCATATGATTATGGCAGTCTTTTGCACTATGCTCCTTATGCATTTTCGAAGAATGGTGAGCCCACTATTGTGGCTCTCAACCCAGAGGGTCAAAGCCAAATGGGTCAACGGGTAAAGATGTCTGAGGTTGATATTAACAGACTTAATACCATGTACAAGTGCCCCATTCAAACGTAAACTTGGGAGAAACTATTTCTAAGAccataaaatttacaatttaatattaattataaatactttgaaataataaaagaagaaaaaaagacTCTAAAATATTCACTAAACTCTCTTGTAGATTTTGCAGTTTTTCCAATTCCCTTGCTTATCTGTAATCAGTGACAAGTAAGTGGTTTTATAGCCTCATGCTTTTGCgataattaacaaattattaaCAGTTAATGCCATTTAATTCAGTCTAAAATGATTGCTGCTTGGACCCACTTGTCCCTGCTGGGCATTCTCTGCTCTGGCGTGTTGTCAGCTCCCTACAATACTCCTCGTGAGGAAACGGATCCCGAGCTGACAGCTGGGTACTTCCAGGGGGATATGGATGTGGATTTTGGTCGGAACGGACAGCTGTCGGAGACGCGTCGCTGGCCAAGTGCAACAGTTCCCTATAGGATCTCTGAAGAGTTTGGTATGAAAACTAAAGATATTTGTCAACAAagagattttatatatttttaaaacctaGATGCTCCCTATGTGGCCTACATTGAGCTGGGCATGAAATTAATCGAACGATCCTCTTGCATTCGCTTTGTGCCAGCTGCTGAAGACGCAGAGGACTATGTTGCGGTGATCACCTCCACCTCGGGTTGTAGCTCCAAGGTGGGCTATCAGCCAGGTGAACGAACCGTTAAACTCAAGCCAGGAGAACTGGACACGGGTTGCTTCAAACTCGGAACCATCCAGCACGAGCTACTCCATACCTTGGGCTTCCATCATCAGCAATGCTCTCCCGATCGGGATGAATTCGTCCAAATAGTGGAGGAAAACATTTCCGAGGGTCACGAGAAGAACTTTGTCAAGTACGAGGCCGATGATGTGGGGGACTTTGATCAGTCCTATGACTACAGTAGCATTTTGCACTACAGTTCCATGGCTTTTTCGGTGAATGGCAAGGCCACCATTGTGGCTCTCAAGCCGGAGGGTCAAGAGTTAATGGGCCAGCGTTTGATAATGACTGCCACCGATATCAACCGACTTAATACCATGTACAAGTGCCCAGTGCCAGTGTAACATtttgcaataaatatttaatttagcaacaaacaaaaaccaagTACTTTACAATTTTAGTAATCTTATCGGGAATCAATCGGAAGTGATTGTAAATGATTATTATAAGGTAAGCTATTATCAAGTTAAAGGCTTGGTTACTTTTGGAAAATTATATTCCGTAGAATACTATAAGATAAAaca
It contains:
- the LOC108086180 gene encoding seminal metalloprotease 1-like translates to MTSTWIHLLLLGSLCSGVIPAPLDTPYEEQDPELTAGYFEGDMDVVLGRNGLLPPTRRWPNAKVPYRISEEFDPLQVAHIELAMKIIERSSCIRFVRAAKDAEDYLHVITSTDGCSSQVGYEPGVRILRLIPADLDVRCFRLGTLQHELLHTLGFRHQQCSPDRDEYVRILEENIIDGKEKFFLKYDSSELENFDQPYDYASILHYGPKAFPANGKPTIEALSPEGQSQLGQRLIMTEMDINRLNIMYKCPSPL
- the LOC108086178 gene encoding seminal metalloprotease 1-like, producing MHYNALAFSVNGLPTMKALKAEDAPFAEYIEQAMRIIELSSCVRFVPATDEEVYLFAIPSTNGCSANLGYGKKVRFLYLTPVGLDKGCFKIPVIQHELLHILGFQHQQSSPDRDEYVMIMEENIIEGREHNFAKLDSSKYGNYDQPYDYGSLLHYAPYAFSKNGEPTIVALNPEGQSQMGQRVKMSEVDINRLNTMYKCPIQT
- the LOC108086197 gene encoding seminal metalloprotease 1-like, coding for MIAAWTHLSLLGILCSGVLSAPYNTPREETDPELTAGYFQGDMDVDFGRNGQLSETRRWPSATVPYRISEEFDAPYVAYIELGMKLIERSSCIRFVPAAEDAEDYVAVITSTSGCSSKVGYQPGERTVKLKPGELDTGCFKLGTIQHELLHTLGFHHQQCSPDRDEFVQIVEENISEGHEKNFVKYEADDVGDFDQSYDYSSILHYSSMAFSVNGKATIVALKPEGQELMGQRLIMTATDINRLNTMYKCPVPV